Proteins co-encoded in one Burkholderia ambifaria AMMD genomic window:
- the bpeB gene encoding efflux RND transporter permease BpeB: MAKFFIDRPIFAWVIAIILMLAGVAAIFTLPISQYPTIAPPSIQITANYPGASAKTVEDTVTQVIEQQMSGLDNFLYMSSTSDDSGNATITLTFAPGTNADIAQVQVQNKLSLATPVLPQVVQQLGLSVTKSSSSFLLVLAFNSEDGSMNKYDLANFVASHVKDPISRLNGVGTVTLFGSQYAMRIWLDPTRLTNYGLTPVDVSSAIAAQNVQIAGGQIGGTPAKPGTVLQATITESTLLQTPEQFGNILLKVNQDGSQVRLKDVSKIELGGENYNFDTKYNGQPTAALGIQLATNANALATAKAVRAKIDELAPFFPHGLVVKYPYDTTPFVKLSIEEVVKTLLEGIVLVFLVMYLFLQNLRATIIPTIAVPVVLLGTFAIMSMVGFSINTLSMFGLVLAIGLLVDDAIVVVENVERVMAEEGLSPKEATRKAMGQITGALVGVALVLSAVFVPVAFSGGSVGAIYRQFSLTIVSAMVLSVLVALILTPALCATILKPIPQGHHEEKKGFFGWFNRTFNNSREKYHVGVHHVIKRSGRWLIIYLVVIVAVGLLFVRLPKSFLPDEDQGLMFVIVQTPSGSTQETTARTLANISDYLLKDEKEIVESAFTVNGFSFAGRGQNSGLVFVRLKDYSQRQHANQKVQALIGRMFGRYAGYKDAMVIPFNPPSIPELGTAAGFDFELTDNAGLGHNALMAARNQLLGMAAKDPTLQGVRPNGLNDTPQYKVDIDREKANALGVTAEAIDQTFSIAWASKYVNNFLDTDGRIKKVYVQSDAPFRMTPEDLNVWYVRNGSGGMVPFGAFATGHWTYGSPKLERYNGVSAMEIQGQAAPGKSTGQAMTAMEGLAKKLPVGIGYSWTGLSFQEIQSGSQAPVLYAISILVVFLCLAALYESWSIPFSVIMVVPLGVVGALLAATMRGLENDVFFQVGLLTTVGLSAKNAILIVEFARELQMTEKMGPIEAALEAARLRLRPILMTSLAFILGVMPLAISNGAGSASQHAIGTGVIGGMITATFLAIFMIPMFFVKIRAIFSGEKEDVDEALRLAQEHSHHEEKPGNGDEGNKGQ; the protein is encoded by the coding sequence ATGGCAAAGTTTTTTATCGATCGCCCGATCTTCGCGTGGGTGATCGCCATCATCCTGATGCTGGCCGGGGTCGCGGCGATCTTCACGCTGCCGATCTCGCAGTATCCGACGATCGCGCCGCCATCGATCCAGATCACCGCGAACTACCCGGGCGCTTCCGCGAAGACCGTGGAAGACACGGTGACGCAGGTGATCGAGCAGCAGATGAGCGGTCTCGACAACTTCCTGTACATGTCGTCGACGAGTGACGACTCGGGCAACGCGACGATCACGCTGACCTTCGCGCCGGGCACCAACGCCGACATCGCGCAGGTCCAGGTGCAGAACAAGCTGTCGCTCGCGACGCCGGTTCTGCCGCAGGTCGTGCAGCAGCTCGGTCTGTCGGTGACGAAGTCGAGCAGCAGCTTCCTGCTGGTGCTCGCCTTCAACTCCGAAGACGGCAGCATGAACAAGTACGACCTCGCGAACTTCGTGGCGTCGCACGTGAAGGATCCGATCAGCCGGTTGAACGGCGTCGGTACCGTCACGCTGTTCGGCTCGCAGTACGCGATGCGGATCTGGCTCGACCCGACCCGCCTGACGAACTACGGCCTCACGCCGGTCGACGTGTCGAGCGCGATCGCCGCGCAGAACGTGCAGATCGCGGGCGGCCAGATCGGCGGCACGCCAGCCAAGCCGGGCACCGTGCTGCAGGCGACGATCACCGAATCGACGCTGCTGCAGACGCCCGAGCAGTTCGGCAACATCCTGCTGAAGGTCAACCAGGACGGCTCGCAGGTTCGCCTGAAGGACGTCTCGAAGATCGAGCTCGGCGGCGAAAACTACAACTTCGACACGAAGTACAACGGTCAGCCGACCGCGGCACTCGGTATCCAGCTCGCGACCAACGCGAACGCGCTCGCAACCGCGAAGGCCGTGCGCGCGAAGATCGACGAGCTCGCACCGTTCTTCCCGCACGGCCTCGTCGTGAAGTATCCGTACGACACGACGCCGTTCGTGAAGCTGTCGATCGAGGAAGTGGTCAAGACGCTGCTCGAAGGCATCGTGCTCGTGTTCCTCGTGATGTATCTGTTCCTGCAGAACCTGCGGGCGACGATCATCCCGACGATCGCGGTGCCGGTGGTGCTGCTCGGCACGTTCGCGATCATGTCGATGGTGGGCTTCTCGATCAACACGCTGTCGATGTTCGGCCTCGTGCTGGCAATCGGCCTGCTGGTGGACGATGCGATCGTGGTGGTGGAGAACGTCGAGCGCGTGATGGCGGAAGAGGGGCTGTCACCGAAGGAGGCGACCCGCAAGGCGATGGGCCAGATCACCGGCGCACTCGTCGGCGTGGCGCTCGTGCTGTCGGCGGTGTTCGTGCCGGTCGCGTTCTCCGGCGGGTCGGTCGGCGCGATCTATCGTCAGTTCTCGCTGACGATCGTGTCGGCGATGGTGCTGTCGGTGCTGGTCGCGTTGATTCTGACGCCCGCCCTGTGCGCGACGATCCTCAAGCCGATCCCGCAGGGCCATCACGAAGAGAAGAAGGGCTTCTTCGGCTGGTTCAACCGCACGTTCAACAACAGCCGCGAGAAGTACCACGTCGGCGTGCACCACGTGATCAAGCGCTCGGGCCGCTGGCTCATCATCTATCTGGTCGTGATCGTCGCGGTCGGGCTGCTGTTCGTGCGCCTGCCGAAGTCGTTCCTGCCCGATGAAGACCAGGGCCTGATGTTCGTGATCGTGCAGACGCCGTCGGGTTCGACGCAGGAAACGACCGCGCGCACGCTCGCGAACATTTCCGACTACCTGCTGAAGGACGAGAAGGAAATCGTCGAATCGGCGTTCACGGTCAACGGCTTCAGCTTCGCCGGCCGCGGCCAGAACTCCGGTCTGGTGTTCGTGCGACTGAAGGACTACTCGCAGCGTCAGCACGCGAACCAGAAGGTCCAGGCGCTGATCGGCCGGATGTTCGGCCGCTACGCGGGCTACAAGGACGCGATGGTGATCCCGTTCAACCCGCCGTCGATTCCGGAACTCGGCACGGCCGCCGGCTTCGACTTCGAGCTGACGGACAACGCCGGTCTCGGCCACAACGCGCTGATGGCCGCGCGTAACCAGCTGCTCGGGATGGCCGCGAAGGATCCGACGCTGCAGGGCGTGCGTCCGAACGGGCTGAACGATACGCCGCAGTACAAGGTCGACATCGATCGCGAGAAGGCGAACGCGCTCGGCGTGACGGCGGAGGCGATCGACCAGACGTTCTCGATCGCATGGGCGTCGAAGTACGTGAACAACTTCCTCGACACCGACGGCCGGATCAAGAAGGTGTACGTGCAGTCCGACGCGCCGTTCCGGATGACGCCGGAAGACCTGAACGTCTGGTACGTGCGCAACGGGTCGGGCGGGATGGTGCCGTTCGGTGCGTTCGCGACCGGTCACTGGACGTACGGTTCGCCGAAGCTCGAGCGCTACAACGGCGTGTCGGCGATGGAAATCCAGGGTCAGGCCGCACCGGGCAAGTCGACCGGTCAGGCGATGACCGCGATGGAAGGGCTCGCGAAGAAGCTGCCGGTCGGTATCGGCTATTCGTGGACCGGCCTGTCGTTCCAGGAAATCCAGTCCGGCTCGCAGGCGCCGGTGCTGTACGCGATCTCGATCCTGGTCGTGTTCCTGTGTCTCGCGGCGCTGTATGAAAGCTGGTCGATCCCGTTCTCGGTGATCATGGTGGTGCCGCTCGGCGTCGTGGGCGCACTGCTCGCGGCGACGATGCGCGGCCTCGAGAACGACGTGTTCTTCCAGGTCGGCCTGTTGACCACGGTGGGCTTGTCCGCGAAGAACGCGATTCTGATCGTCGAGTTCGCGCGCGAACTGCAGATGACGGAGAAGATGGGGCCGATCGAGGCCGCGCTGGAAGCAGCGCGCCTGCGGCTGCGTCCGATCCTGATGACGTCGCTCGCGTTCATTCTCGGTGTGATGCCGCTCGCGATCAGTAACGGCGCGGGTTCGGCGAGCCAGCACGCGATCGGTACCGGCGTGATCGGCGGGATGATCACGGCGACGTTCCTCGCGATCTTCATGATCCCGATGTTCTTCGTGAAGATTCGCGCGATCTTCAGCGGCGAGAAGGAAGACGTCGACGAGGCGCTGCGCCTGGCTCAGGAGCACTCGCACCACGAAGAGAAGCCGGGCAACGGCGACGAAGGCAACAAGGGACAGTGA
- a CDS encoding TetR family transcriptional regulator translates to MVRRTKEEALETRNRILDAAEHVFFEKGVSHTSLADIAQHAGVTRGAIYWHFANKSELFDAMFDRVFLPIDELKRMPHDAPGGNPLDTIRKILIWCLLGVQRDSQLRRVFSILFMKCEYVADMEPLLQRNRAGMSEALHAIDADLAVAVRLKLLPERLDTWRATLMLHTLVSGFVRDMLMLPDEIDAEQHAEKLVDGCFDMLRYSPAMLKTGD, encoded by the coding sequence ATGGTCAGACGTACCAAGGAGGAGGCGCTCGAGACGCGCAACCGCATTCTCGATGCCGCCGAGCACGTGTTCTTCGAGAAGGGCGTGTCGCACACGTCGCTCGCGGACATCGCCCAGCACGCCGGCGTGACGCGCGGCGCGATCTACTGGCATTTCGCGAACAAGAGCGAGCTGTTCGATGCGATGTTCGACCGCGTGTTCCTGCCGATCGACGAGCTCAAGCGAATGCCGCACGACGCGCCCGGCGGCAATCCGCTCGACACGATTCGCAAGATTCTGATCTGGTGCCTGCTCGGCGTGCAGCGCGACTCGCAGTTGCGACGCGTGTTCAGCATCCTGTTCATGAAGTGCGAATACGTCGCGGACATGGAGCCGCTGCTGCAGCGCAACCGCGCGGGGATGAGCGAGGCGCTGCACGCGATCGATGCCGATCTCGCGGTCGCCGTCCGGCTCAAGCTGCTGCCCGAGCGGCTCGACACATGGCGCGCGACGCTGATGCTGCACACGCTCGTCAGCGGTTTCGTGCGCGACATGCTGATGCTGCCCGACGAAATCGACGCCGAGCAGCATGCGGAAAAACTCGTCGACGGCTGCTTCGACATGCTGCGCTACAGCCCGGCGATGCTGAAGACGGGCGACTGA
- a CDS encoding helix-turn-helix domain-containing protein codes for MRAAASSVTPAPTVVAVIAYDGISPFHLSVPSVVFGKERDAAAAPAFEFRVCSAERGPLSTTGGFTITAPHGLDALDDADIVIVPAWRDPAEAPPDVLVDAVRTAAARGAQVVGLCLGAYVLAAAGLLDGRPATTHWAWADDFAQRFPRVKLDPDVLYVDDGNLMTSAGTAAGLDCCLHVVRRRFGSDAANQIARRLVIPPHRQGGQAQYVPQPVAAHPRDARLAGLLDWVRAHLDVAHSVDSLAERVLMSRRTFTRHFRQATGMTVTAWLQAERLTRAQHLLETTGQSIDAIAQAAGYGSSVSLRQHFAGALGTSPSAYRREFRGAGPDARR; via the coding sequence ATGCGCGCCGCTGCGTCGTCCGTTACCCCCGCCCCGACCGTCGTCGCCGTGATCGCGTACGACGGCATCAGCCCGTTCCACCTGTCGGTGCCGTCCGTCGTGTTCGGCAAGGAGCGCGATGCGGCCGCGGCGCCCGCGTTCGAGTTCCGCGTGTGCTCGGCCGAGCGCGGCCCGCTGTCGACGACGGGCGGCTTCACGATCACCGCGCCGCACGGGCTCGACGCACTCGACGACGCGGACATCGTCATCGTGCCCGCATGGCGCGACCCGGCCGAAGCGCCGCCGGACGTGCTGGTCGACGCGGTACGCACGGCGGCCGCGCGCGGCGCGCAGGTCGTCGGCCTGTGCCTCGGCGCGTACGTGCTCGCCGCGGCCGGACTGCTCGACGGGCGCCCGGCCACCACGCACTGGGCGTGGGCCGACGACTTCGCGCAGCGCTTTCCGCGCGTGAAGCTCGACCCCGACGTGCTGTACGTCGACGACGGCAACCTGATGACGTCGGCCGGCACGGCCGCAGGGCTCGACTGCTGCCTGCACGTGGTGCGGCGGCGCTTCGGCTCGGACGCCGCGAACCAGATCGCGCGCCGTCTCGTGATCCCGCCGCACCGGCAGGGCGGACAGGCGCAGTACGTGCCGCAGCCGGTCGCCGCGCATCCGCGCGACGCGCGGCTCGCCGGCCTGCTCGACTGGGTGCGCGCGCATCTAGACGTCGCGCACAGTGTGGATTCGCTCGCCGAACGCGTGCTGATGAGCCGGCGCACGTTCACGCGCCACTTCCGCCAGGCGACGGGCATGACCGTCACCGCATGGCTGCAGGCCGAGCGGCTCACGCGTGCGCAGCATCTGCTGGAAACCACCGGACAATCGATCGACGCGATCGCGCAGGCGGCCGGCTACGGGTCGAGCGTGTCGCTGCGCCAGCATTTCGCGGGCGCGCTCGGCACGTCGCCGTCGGCCTATCGGAGGGAATTTCGCGGCGCCGGGCCCGACGCGCGGCGCTAG
- a CDS encoding carboxypeptidase-like regulatory domain-containing protein — protein MQYLRNVSRIAAAAALAAGLAGAAPGAYAQSEGSDGLPAASQQGDVSYVSGGIGKDQSTAFEHSEAAWPLALRFTGQGGEFLADVHVRIVDAKGTEVLKTDARGPYMLVKVPPGRYTVHASYQGSDESRAVTVGAKGGAKAAFRWNTQ, from the coding sequence ATGCAATATCTACGCAACGTGTCCCGAATTGCCGCCGCCGCGGCACTGGCCGCCGGCCTCGCCGGCGCCGCGCCCGGCGCCTACGCGCAATCGGAGGGCTCGGACGGCTTGCCCGCAGCGAGCCAGCAGGGCGATGTCAGCTACGTATCGGGCGGCATCGGCAAGGATCAATCGACGGCATTCGAGCATAGCGAAGCGGCGTGGCCGCTGGCGCTGCGTTTCACCGGCCAGGGCGGCGAATTCCTGGCCGACGTCCATGTGCGGATCGTCGATGCCAAGGGCACCGAAGTGCTGAAGACGGACGCACGCGGGCCGTACATGCTCGTGAAAGTGCCGCCGGGGCGCTACACCGTTCATGCGTCGTACCAGGGCAGCGACGAATCGCGCGCGGTCACGGTCGGGGCGAAGGGCGGCGCGAAGGCCGCGTTCCGATGGAATACGCAATAG
- a CDS encoding CoxG family protein — MELTDTLRVPLAPAVVREALEDLALLRASFDHCESFVKLAHGEFALTITVPLGPLRARYDVRAHSASEQGDAEGQPRRVLNFKARADGLGALRGQVELVLLPDDDEAATRIEYVVWATASGPLAELPARQIENALHEWTDDFFREFCAVVQAKHGLVPNRARASPARRQHVFLRPASLMAAAKRPLPSHLGGALSGRAASAVHHRESGPLPVWAWAAIIVFVALLLYAARWINGA, encoded by the coding sequence ATGGAACTGACCGACACGTTACGCGTACCGCTCGCGCCGGCCGTCGTGCGGGAGGCGCTCGAGGATCTCGCGTTGCTGCGGGCGAGCTTCGACCATTGCGAATCGTTCGTGAAGCTCGCGCACGGGGAGTTCGCGCTGACGATCACGGTCCCGCTCGGCCCGCTGCGTGCGCGCTACGACGTGCGTGCGCATTCGGCGAGCGAACAGGGCGACGCGGAAGGGCAGCCGCGCCGCGTGCTCAACTTCAAGGCGCGGGCCGACGGCCTCGGCGCGCTGCGCGGGCAGGTCGAGCTCGTGCTGCTGCCGGACGACGACGAGGCCGCGACGCGCATCGAATACGTGGTGTGGGCGACGGCGAGCGGGCCGCTCGCCGAGCTGCCGGCGCGGCAGATCGAGAATGCGCTGCACGAGTGGACCGACGATTTCTTCCGCGAATTCTGCGCGGTCGTGCAGGCGAAGCACGGCCTCGTGCCGAACCGCGCGCGCGCGAGTCCGGCGCGTCGCCAGCATGTGTTCCTGCGGCCCGCGTCGCTGATGGCCGCGGCGAAGCGTCCGCTGCCGTCGCACCTCGGCGGCGCGCTGAGCGGCCGCGCGGCGAGCGCCGTTCATCATCGCGAATCCGGCCCGCTGCCCGTCTGGGCGTGGGCGGCGATCATCGTGTTCGTCGCGTTGCTGCTGTATGCGGCGCGCTGGATCAACGGCGCGTGA
- a CDS encoding DUF427 domain-containing protein, giving the protein MSDAADPRLEIVPNRHRVRVIHRGITYADSQGALTVRETGLPDIHYLPRGDVNMQRLVKSSVTTACPLRGQAVYFHLQTEDGVIENAAWSYEEPGEAASALAHYVAFDVARVDNLIETS; this is encoded by the coding sequence ATGTCCGATGCCGCCGACCCTCGCCTAGAAATCGTGCCGAACCGCCATCGCGTGCGCGTGATCCATCGCGGGATCACGTACGCCGACTCGCAGGGCGCACTGACCGTGCGCGAAACGGGCCTGCCGGACATCCATTACCTGCCGCGCGGCGACGTCAACATGCAGCGGCTCGTGAAGTCGAGCGTCACGACGGCGTGTCCGCTGCGGGGCCAGGCCGTGTATTTCCATCTGCAGACCGAAGACGGCGTGATCGAGAACGCCGCGTGGAGTTACGAGGAACCGGGGGAGGCCGCGTCCGCGCTTGCGCACTACGTCGCCTTCGATGTCGCACGGGTCGACAATCTCATCGAGACGTCCTGA
- a CDS encoding efflux RND transporter periplasmic adaptor subunit, producing MRVERVPYRLITVAAAAVFLAACGKKESAPPPQTPEVGVVTVQPQAVPVFTELPGRTSAFLVAQVRARVDGIVLRREFTEGGDVKAGQRLYKIDPAPYIAQLNSAKATLAKAQANLVTQNALVARYKVLVAANAVSKQEYDNAVATQGQAAADVAAGKAAVDTAQINLGYTDVVSPITGRVGISQVTPGAYVQASQATLMSTVQQLDPVYVDLTQSSLEGLKLRQDVQSGRLKTSGPGAAKVSLILEDGKTYSDAGKLQFSDVTVDQTTGSVTIRAVFPNPGRVLLPGMFVRARIEEGVNENAYLVPQIGVTHDAKGQPVALVVNASNKVEPRPLKTTGMQGQNWIVEGGLQAGDRVIVQGVEKVRPGATVKSVAAQLPAADAASGAAASTAPAAAASGAAASGAGASGAAASGAAASGAAPASAAAASSAK from the coding sequence ATGCGCGTCGAACGGGTTCCATACCGCTTGATCACTGTCGCGGCAGCCGCGGTTTTCCTGGCTGCCTGCGGAAAAAAAGAATCGGCACCGCCGCCGCAAACGCCGGAAGTCGGTGTCGTCACCGTCCAGCCGCAAGCCGTCCCGGTCTTCACCGAACTGCCGGGCCGCACCAGCGCCTTCCTCGTCGCGCAAGTGCGCGCACGGGTCGACGGCATCGTGCTGCGCCGTGAATTCACCGAAGGCGGCGACGTCAAGGCCGGCCAGCGCCTCTACAAGATCGACCCGGCACCGTACATCGCTCAACTGAACAGCGCGAAGGCGACGCTCGCGAAGGCGCAGGCGAACCTCGTCACGCAGAACGCGCTCGTCGCGCGCTACAAGGTGCTGGTGGCCGCAAACGCGGTCAGCAAGCAGGAATACGACAACGCGGTGGCCACGCAAGGTCAGGCCGCGGCGGACGTCGCGGCCGGCAAGGCAGCGGTGGATACCGCGCAGATCAACCTCGGCTATACGGACGTCGTGTCGCCGATCACCGGCCGCGTCGGCATTTCGCAGGTCACGCCGGGCGCCTACGTGCAGGCGAGCCAGGCGACGCTGATGTCGACGGTGCAGCAGCTCGATCCGGTCTATGTCGACCTGACGCAGTCGAGCCTCGAGGGGCTGAAGCTGCGCCAGGACGTGCAGAGCGGCCGCCTGAAGACGAGCGGGCCGGGCGCGGCGAAGGTGTCGCTGATCCTGGAAGACGGCAAGACCTATTCCGACGCCGGCAAGCTGCAGTTCTCCGACGTGACGGTCGACCAGACGACGGGCTCGGTGACGATCCGCGCGGTGTTCCCGAACCCGGGCCGCGTGCTGCTGCCGGGGATGTTCGTGCGCGCACGGATCGAGGAAGGCGTGAACGAGAACGCGTACCTGGTGCCGCAGATCGGCGTCACGCATGACGCGAAGGGCCAGCCGGTCGCATTGGTGGTGAACGCGAGCAACAAGGTCGAGCCGCGTCCGCTGAAGACGACCGGCATGCAAGGTCAGAACTGGATCGTCGAAGGCGGCCTGCAAGCGGGCGACCGCGTGATCGTGCAGGGCGTCGAGAAGGTTCGTCCGGGCGCGACGGTGAAGTCGGTCGCCGCGCAGTTGCCGGCCGCCGACGCCGCATCGGGTGCAGCCGCATCCACCGCGCCGGCCGCTGCCGCCTCGGGCGCCGCTGCGTCGGGTGCTGGTGCGTCGGGCGCTGCCGCGTCGGGTGCCGCCGCCTCGGGTGCAGCGCCGGCGAGCGCCGCCGCCGCTTCGAGCGCGAAATAA
- a CDS encoding cysteine hydrolase family protein, which translates to MSNAVSSSASRRALIVIDVQNEYVTGNLPIEYPPIDTSLANIGRAIDAAHAVGVPVIVVQHVAPAGAPIFAPGTDGVALHPVVADRPYAHLIVKAQASAFAGTDLAAWLDAHGIDTLSVAGYMTHNCNAATVYHAAHAGLAVEYLTDATGALPYENEAGAVSAEEIHRAYTVVFQSNFAAVMSTDAWIAGLGGAAMPTRDSVAASNRRARAQRAKAA; encoded by the coding sequence ATGTCGAACGCCGTATCGTCTTCCGCTTCCCGCCGTGCCCTGATCGTGATCGATGTCCAGAACGAATACGTGACGGGCAACCTGCCAATCGAGTATCCGCCCATCGACACCTCGCTCGCGAACATCGGTCGCGCGATCGACGCCGCGCATGCGGTCGGCGTGCCCGTGATCGTCGTCCAGCACGTCGCGCCGGCGGGCGCGCCGATCTTCGCGCCCGGCACGGACGGCGTCGCGCTGCATCCGGTCGTCGCCGACCGCCCGTATGCGCACCTGATCGTGAAGGCACAGGCCAGCGCGTTCGCCGGCACCGATCTCGCCGCGTGGCTCGACGCGCACGGCATCGACACGCTGTCGGTCGCCGGCTACATGACGCACAACTGCAATGCGGCGACGGTCTATCACGCGGCGCACGCGGGGCTCGCCGTCGAATACCTGACGGACGCGACCGGCGCGTTGCCGTACGAGAACGAAGCGGGCGCGGTGAGCGCCGAGGAGATTCACCGCGCGTACACGGTGGTGTTCCAGTCGAATTTCGCGGCCGTGATGTCGACCGATGCATGGATCGCGGGGCTCGGCGGCGCGGCGATGCCGACGCGCGATTCGGTGGCCGCGTCGAACCGGCGGGCCCGCGCGCAACGCGCGAAGGCGGCCTGA